The Gymnodinialimonas sp. 57CJ19 genome includes a window with the following:
- a CDS encoding alpha-glucosidase: MSAIQALHPEQILAPDADWWRGAVIYQIYPRSYQDSNGDGIGDLNGITQRLSHIQSLGVDAIWISPFFTSPMKDFGYDVSDYCDVDPMFGSLSDFDVLIETAHTLGLKVMIDLVLSHTSDAHPWFAQSRASRDNDRANWYVWADPNDDGTPPNNWLSIFGGSAWQWDARREQYYLHNFLVSQPDLNFHEPAVQDALLDVVRFWLDRGVDGFRLDTINFYVHDKQLRSNPALPKDQRDDTIAPSVNPYNHQLHLYSKNQPENLEFLRRFRAVLDEYPAATAVGEVGDAQFGLEIMGQYTAGDDMVHMCYTFEFLSKERPTAARFVDVLAQIDKAAPDGWACLAFSNHDVVRHTTRWDLPPAAARALTTLMMCLRGSLCLYQGEELGLHEADVPFEALQDPYGIEFWPEFKGRDGCRTPMVWEASNQNGGFTKGQPWLPVSHEHLSQNVAAQEEDPGSLLHHYRRAIGFRHAHKALSKGTHADVTAQGDVLHFTRTQGDETVFVAINLSGEPAVIDAPAGNWVQIGQELGSTGPAPDGKLHLGPWQPALALRVAR, encoded by the coding sequence ATGTCCGCTATCCAAGCCTTGCACCCTGAACAAATCCTTGCCCCTGACGCCGATTGGTGGCGCGGCGCGGTGATCTATCAGATCTATCCGCGCAGCTATCAAGACAGCAATGGCGACGGGATCGGTGACCTTAACGGGATCACCCAACGCCTGTCGCACATCCAGTCCCTTGGGGTGGATGCGATCTGGATCAGCCCTTTCTTCACCTCTCCGATGAAGGATTTTGGCTATGACGTCAGTGACTACTGCGATGTGGACCCGATGTTCGGATCGTTGTCGGATTTCGATGTCCTGATCGAAACCGCCCACACCCTTGGCCTGAAAGTGATGATTGATCTGGTGCTGTCGCATACCTCGGACGCGCACCCGTGGTTCGCGCAAAGCCGGGCCAGCCGCGACAACGACCGCGCCAATTGGTACGTCTGGGCGGACCCCAATGACGATGGCACGCCGCCCAATAACTGGCTGTCGATCTTCGGCGGCTCGGCTTGGCAATGGGACGCCCGGCGCGAGCAATACTACCTGCACAACTTCCTTGTCTCGCAGCCTGATTTGAACTTCCACGAACCTGCGGTGCAGGATGCGCTGCTGGATGTGGTGCGCTTCTGGCTGGATCGGGGCGTGGACGGGTTCCGCCTTGATACGATTAACTTCTACGTGCACGACAAGCAGCTCCGCTCGAACCCGGCGCTGCCCAAGGATCAGCGCGACGATACAATCGCGCCAAGCGTGAACCCCTATAATCACCAGCTGCACCTCTACTCCAAGAACCAGCCCGAGAACCTTGAATTTCTACGGCGGTTCCGTGCGGTGTTGGATGAATACCCCGCCGCCACGGCCGTGGGGGAAGTGGGCGATGCGCAGTTCGGGCTAGAGATCATGGGCCAATACACCGCCGGCGATGACATGGTTCACATGTGCTACACCTTTGAATTCCTGTCGAAAGAACGCCCCACGGCCGCACGGTTTGTCGATGTTCTGGCGCAGATCGACAAGGCCGCCCCCGATGGGTGGGCCTGCCTTGCGTTCTCCAACCACGATGTGGTGCGCCACACGACACGGTGGGATTTGCCGCCTGCCGCGGCGCGTGCGTTAACGACGTTAATGATGTGCCTGCGCGGGTCATTGTGCCTGTATCAGGGCGAGGAATTGGGCCTGCACGAGGCCGACGTCCCGTTCGAGGCGCTGCAAGACCCCTACGGGATCGAGTTCTGGCCCGAGTTCAAGGGCCGCGACGGGTGCCGCACCCCGATGGTGTGGGAGGCCTCTAACCAGAACGGCGGCTTTACAAAGGGCCAGCCTTGGCTGCCCGTCAGCCATGAACACCTGTCCCAAAATGTCGCCGCGCAAGAGGAAGACCCCGGATCGCTCCTGCACCACTACCGCCGCGCCATTGGCTTCCGCCATGCCCACAAAGCCCTCAGCAAAGGCACCCACGCCGATGTAACGGCCCAGGGCGACGTGCTGCACTTCACTCGGACCCAGGGCGACGAGACCGTCTTTGTGGCCATCAACCTGTCGGGAGAGCCTGCCGTCATCGACGCGCCCGCAGGCAATTGGGTGCAGATCGGGCAAGAACTGGGATCGACCGGCCCCGCGCCGGACGGAAAACTACACCTCGGACCGTGGCAGCCCGCGCTTGCGCTGCGTGTCGCAAGATAG